Proteins from one Streptomyces sp. NBC_00289 genomic window:
- a CDS encoding GlxA family transcriptional regulator has protein sequence MQHVERIVVLALDGVYPFELGIPSRIFGAADGRYEVLTCSVDGLPVRSNADFGITVEHGPEALATADTVVIAPVSPSKVMAELPDEVGSALAHIRPDARIVSICTGAFVLAAAGLLDGHRATTHWQVADLFRDRYPHIALDPDVLFVDDDRILTSAGAASGVDVCLHLVRKDHGSELANKVARRCVVPPFRDGGQAQYIEQPVPEQGAAGTAATRAWALARLGEPLTLTDLAAHARMSLRTFARRFHDEVGLSPGRWLIQQRVARARHLLESSDLSVDQIAGRVGFATGASLRQHLHAAIGVSPQAYRRTFQAAAH, from the coding sequence ATGCAGCATGTGGAACGCATCGTGGTCCTGGCGCTGGACGGCGTCTATCCCTTCGAACTGGGCATCCCCAGCCGGATCTTCGGCGCCGCCGACGGCCGGTACGAGGTGCTCACGTGCAGCGTCGACGGACTTCCGGTGCGCAGCAACGCGGACTTCGGCATCACCGTCGAGCACGGGCCCGAGGCGCTCGCCACGGCCGACACGGTGGTGATCGCGCCGGTCTCGCCCTCGAAGGTGATGGCCGAGCTGCCGGACGAGGTCGGCTCCGCCCTCGCGCACATCCGCCCCGACGCGCGCATCGTCTCCATCTGCACCGGCGCCTTCGTGCTGGCCGCCGCGGGGCTGCTCGACGGCCACCGGGCCACCACCCACTGGCAGGTCGCCGACCTCTTCCGCGACAGGTACCCGCACATCGCGCTCGACCCCGACGTCCTCTTCGTCGACGACGACCGGATCCTGACCTCGGCCGGGGCCGCCTCCGGCGTCGACGTCTGCCTGCACCTGGTGCGCAAGGACCACGGCAGCGAACTGGCCAACAAGGTCGCCCGCCGCTGTGTCGTCCCGCCGTTCCGGGACGGCGGCCAGGCGCAGTACATCGAACAGCCGGTGCCCGAGCAGGGCGCCGCCGGCACCGCCGCGACCCGCGCCTGGGCCCTCGCCCGCCTCGGAGAACCCCTGACGCTGACCGACCTGGCCGCCCACGCCCGGATGAGCCTGCGTACCTTCGCCCGCCGCTTCCACGACGAGGTCGGCCTCAGTCCGGGCCGCTGGCTGATCCAGCAGCGGGTCGCCCGGGCCCGCCATCTGCTGGAGTCCAGCGACCTGTCCGTGGACCAGATCGCCGGCCGGGTCGGCTTCGCGACGGGTGCCTCCCTGCGCCAGCACCTGCACGCGGCGATCGGGGTGTCGCCGCAGGCGTACCGGCGTACGTTCCAGGCGGCGGCCCACTGA
- a CDS encoding NADP-dependent oxidoreductase → MSTVNTMRVISQDTLGGPEVLGVKEVERPSPRPNEVLVRVRAAGLNPTDWKHRANGGFLGEPPFVLGWDVSGVVEAVGIGVARFAPGDEVFGLLPYPFGHGSHAEYVIAPARALAPKPAVIDHTQAGALPLVSLTAWQALVETADVQPGQRVLVHAAAGGVGHVAVQIAKARGAYVIGTASAGKHDFLRELGVDETIDYRETDFTEAVKDVDVVLDTLGGEYSTRSLRVLRPGGIVVSILPVGSDDFPREAERLGVRAVRMLVDASRTGLRAIAELVEAGKLRATIAGTFPLADAAEAHALGDTGRTTGKLVLVVD, encoded by the coding sequence ATGAGCACTGTGAACACCATGCGAGTCATCAGCCAGGACACCCTCGGCGGCCCCGAGGTCCTCGGCGTCAAAGAAGTGGAGCGCCCGTCGCCGCGGCCGAACGAGGTGCTGGTCCGGGTCCGCGCGGCCGGCCTCAACCCCACCGACTGGAAGCACCGGGCCAACGGCGGCTTCCTCGGAGAGCCGCCCTTCGTCCTCGGCTGGGACGTCTCCGGCGTGGTCGAGGCCGTGGGCATCGGGGTCGCCCGGTTCGCGCCCGGCGACGAGGTCTTCGGCCTGCTGCCGTACCCGTTCGGGCACGGCTCGCACGCCGAGTACGTCATCGCGCCCGCCCGCGCCCTCGCGCCGAAGCCGGCCGTGATCGACCACACGCAGGCGGGCGCACTGCCGCTGGTCTCGCTGACCGCGTGGCAGGCCCTGGTCGAGACGGCCGACGTGCAACCGGGACAGCGGGTGCTGGTCCACGCGGCGGCCGGCGGGGTCGGGCACGTGGCCGTGCAGATCGCCAAGGCGCGGGGCGCGTACGTGATCGGCACCGCGAGCGCCGGCAAGCACGACTTCCTGCGGGAGCTCGGCGTGGACGAGACGATCGACTACCGGGAGACCGACTTCACCGAGGCCGTGAAGGACGTGGACGTCGTTCTGGACACGCTCGGCGGCGAGTACTCCACGCGCTCGCTGCGGGTGCTGCGCCCCGGCGGGATCGTCGTCTCGATCCTGCCGGTCGGCTCGGACGACTTCCCGCGGGAGGCGGAGCGGCTGGGCGTACGGGCGGTGCGGATGCTGGTCGACGCCTCCCGCACCGGGCTGCGGGCGATCGCGGAGCTCGTCGAGGCGGGGAAGCTGCGCGCCACGATCGCCGGCACGTTCCCGCT